In a single window of the Streptomyces sp. NBC_00285 genome:
- a CDS encoding dihydrofolate reductase family protein has product MRKIIVCTFLTLDGVMQAPGGPDEDAQSGFEHGGWQKPVDDDEVGAAIAGWYEDSDAMLLGRKTYDIFASYWPTADPGNPFTGRMNSMDKYVASRTLTSVEWENSTLLEGDVADAVRELKASDGGNINVVGSGDLAQTLMRHGLVDEYRLTIHPVIIGTGKRLFADGAIPTALEPVSVSTTKGGTVVGVYRTSGKPSYDSYS; this is encoded by the coding sequence ATGCGCAAGATCATCGTTTGTACGTTCCTCACGCTGGACGGCGTCATGCAGGCACCGGGCGGCCCGGACGAGGACGCCCAGAGCGGCTTCGAGCACGGCGGCTGGCAGAAACCGGTGGACGACGACGAGGTCGGCGCGGCCATCGCCGGCTGGTACGAGGACTCCGACGCCATGCTGCTCGGCCGCAAGACGTACGACATCTTCGCGTCGTACTGGCCGACCGCCGATCCCGGCAACCCGTTCACCGGGCGGATGAACAGCATGGACAAGTACGTGGCGTCCCGGACTCTGACGTCCGTCGAGTGGGAGAACTCCACTCTGTTGGAGGGCGACGTCGCCGATGCCGTACGCGAGCTGAAGGCGTCCGACGGCGGCAACATCAACGTCGTCGGCAGCGGCGACCTCGCCCAGACCCTCATGCGGCACGGCCTCGTCGACGAGTACCGGCTGACCATCCATCCGGTGATCATCGGCACCGGCAAGCGACTGTTCGCCGACGGAGCGATCCCCACAGCGCTGGAGCCGGTCAGCGTCTCGACGACGAAGGGCGGCACCGTCGTCGGCGTCTACCGGACGAGCGGCAAGCCCAGCTACGACAGCTACTCGTAA
- a CDS encoding DUF6207 family protein encodes MRQIHDAQVAVPGPAVVKVAATDDKTAFAVQNCLP; translated from the coding sequence GTGCGTCAGATCCATGACGCGCAGGTGGCCGTGCCCGGCCCGGCCGTGGTGAAGGTCGCTGCCACCGATGACAAGACGGCCTTCGCAGTTCAGAACTGCTTGCCGTGA
- a CDS encoding LacI family DNA-binding transcriptional regulator, which yields MAGQRATEDQPVPGARAVKRVTLRDVAQAAGVSHQTVSRAINGKGEIDPATQRRVLDVAKQLRYRPSRFGRGLNRPDVVSVGLIVPDVVNPFFPEFVAGVIAAADERDWQVLVASAENDRSRELALVRSLGQQVDALVGYISHPDAELEPYVETMPLVVVDRGLESSNHALVHIDTEAGIRAGMQHLIDRGHRRIGLIDCECLSAPLVRRRTFLEVAGDHALPVDEGWIVMGEQSPAGGAAAFEALHAARPDLTAVIAFNDLVAIGALRAARRIGVEVPGDCALVGYDGLSIVDLIDPPLTTLHLDKRRLGELAIHQVGQLLAGELPPPIVLTPTLQVRDTT from the coding sequence GTGGCCGGACAGCGGGCAACGGAAGACCAGCCGGTACCAGGCGCGCGGGCCGTCAAGCGCGTCACGCTCCGAGACGTGGCTCAGGCGGCAGGCGTGTCCCACCAGACCGTCTCCCGGGCAATCAACGGCAAGGGGGAGATCGATCCGGCGACGCAGCGCCGCGTGCTCGATGTGGCAAAGCAGCTGCGGTACCGGCCCAGCAGGTTCGGCCGGGGTCTGAACCGTCCGGACGTCGTATCTGTCGGCCTCATCGTGCCCGACGTGGTCAACCCCTTCTTCCCGGAATTCGTGGCAGGAGTGATCGCCGCGGCGGACGAACGCGACTGGCAGGTCCTCGTGGCCAGCGCCGAGAACGACCGGTCCCGGGAACTGGCTCTGGTCCGCTCACTCGGCCAGCAGGTCGACGCTCTTGTCGGCTACATCAGCCATCCCGATGCGGAACTCGAGCCGTACGTGGAAACCATGCCGCTCGTCGTGGTCGACCGGGGCCTGGAATCGTCGAACCACGCATTGGTCCACATCGACACCGAGGCCGGAATCCGGGCCGGGATGCAGCACCTCATCGACCGCGGGCACCGCCGGATCGGCCTGATCGACTGCGAGTGCCTGAGCGCTCCGCTGGTCCGTCGCCGTACCTTCCTCGAAGTCGCCGGCGACCATGCGCTGCCCGTCGATGAGGGCTGGATCGTCATGGGTGAGCAGTCACCGGCCGGCGGCGCCGCAGCATTCGAGGCTCTGCACGCGGCGCGCCCGGACCTCACCGCAGTGATCGCCTTCAATGACCTGGTCGCGATCGGCGCTTTGCGGGCCGCCCGCCGGATCGGCGTCGAGGTGCCGGGAGACTGCGCACTGGTCGGCTACGACGGGCTGAGCATCGTCGATCTCATCGACCCCCCGCTGACCACCCTCCACCTCGACAAGCGCCGTCTGGGCGAATTGGCCATCCACCAGGTCGGCCAACTCCTCGCAGGCGAGCTGCCACCCCCTATCGTCCTGACACCCACCCTGCAGGTCCGCGACACAACCTGA